A single region of the Eurosta solidaginis isolate ZX-2024a unplaced genomic scaffold, ASM4086904v1 ctg00001206.1, whole genome shotgun sequence genome encodes:
- the LOC137236006 gene encoding transcription factor Adf-1-like isoform X3, translated as MQIIMDDFKLIEFVRDFPCLYDKASRDFKDANKKSAAWKDIAENLGVDVAVAVRWGYLRERFKKEIRSSKNTSGSGASDGRQWVFLENLQFLRAHIIPRPMRQSSQNINRSVEGGKSTPTVCESRPATPTLPELLSTKLIGSCILVI; from the exons ATGCAGATCATAATGGATGACTTCAAATTAATTGAATTTGTACGCGATTTCCCATGCCTTTATGACAAGGCAAGCCGGGATTTTAAGGACGCAAATAAAAAAAGTGCCGCTTGGAAGGACATAGCAGAGAATTTAGGTGTGGATG TGGCAGTAGCAGTAAGATGGGGGTATTTACGAGAGCGTTTTAAAAAGGAGATAAGAAGCAGTAAAAATACTTCAGGAAGTGGCGCGTCTGATGGAAGGCAGTGGGTTTTCTTAGAGAATCTTCAGTTCTTAAGAGCCCACATTATACCCCGACC AATGCGACAGAGCTCTCAAAATATAAACAGAAGTGTTGAAGGTGGCAAAAGTACACCCACCGTTTGCGAGTCACGCCCTGCAACTCCCACTTTACCTGAGCTGCTATCTACAA AATTAATTGGCTCTTGTATATTGGTGATATAA
- the LOC137236006 gene encoding transcription factor Adf-1-like isoform X2 produces MDDFKLIEFVRDFPCLYDKASRDFKDANKKSAAWKDIAENLGVDVAVAVRWGYLRERFKKEIRSSKNTSGSGASDGRQWVFLENLQFLRAHIIPRPMRQSSQNINRSVEGGKSTPTVCESRPATPTLPELLSTINYPQGKSVTSDTKFWFRTRHRVPNKYKFVNS; encoded by the exons ATGGATGACTTCAAATTAATTGAATTTGTACGCGATTTCCCATGCCTTTATGACAAGGCAAGCCGGGATTTTAAGGACGCAAATAAAAAAAGTGCCGCTTGGAAGGACATAGCAGAGAATTTAGGTGTGGATG TGGCAGTAGCAGTAAGATGGGGGTATTTACGAGAGCGTTTTAAAAAGGAGATAAGAAGCAGTAAAAATACTTCAGGAAGTGGCGCGTCTGATGGAAGGCAGTGGGTTTTCTTAGAGAATCTTCAGTTCTTAAGAGCCCACATTATACCCCGACC AATGCGACAGAGCTCTCAAAATATAAACAGAAGTGTTGAAGGTGGCAAAAGTACACCCACCGTTTGCGAGTCACGCCCTGCAACTCCCACTTTACCTGAGCTGCTATCTACAA ttaattaccctcaagggaagtcggtaactagtgatacaaaattctggttcagaactCGACATAGAGTGCCAAATAAATATAAGTTCGTTAATAGctag
- the LOC137236006 gene encoding transcription factor Adf-1-like isoform X1 — translation MQIIMDDFKLIEFVRDFPCLYDKASRDFKDANKKSAAWKDIAENLGVDVAVAVRWGYLRERFKKEIRSSKNTSGSGASDGRQWVFLENLQFLRAHIIPRPMRQSSQNINRSVEGGKSTPTVCESRPATPTLPELLSTINYPQGKSVTSDTKFWFRTRHRVPNKYKFVNS, via the exons ATGCAGATCATAATGGATGACTTCAAATTAATTGAATTTGTACGCGATTTCCCATGCCTTTATGACAAGGCAAGCCGGGATTTTAAGGACGCAAATAAAAAAAGTGCCGCTTGGAAGGACATAGCAGAGAATTTAGGTGTGGATG TGGCAGTAGCAGTAAGATGGGGGTATTTACGAGAGCGTTTTAAAAAGGAGATAAGAAGCAGTAAAAATACTTCAGGAAGTGGCGCGTCTGATGGAAGGCAGTGGGTTTTCTTAGAGAATCTTCAGTTCTTAAGAGCCCACATTATACCCCGACC AATGCGACAGAGCTCTCAAAATATAAACAGAAGTGTTGAAGGTGGCAAAAGTACACCCACCGTTTGCGAGTCACGCCCTGCAACTCCCACTTTACCTGAGCTGCTATCTACAA ttaattaccctcaagggaagtcggtaactagtgatacaaaattctggttcagaactCGACATAGAGTGCCAAATAAATATAAGTTCGTTAATAGctag